Proteins from a single region of Oncorhynchus nerka isolate Pitt River linkage group LG18, Oner_Uvic_2.0, whole genome shotgun sequence:
- the afg1la gene encoding AFG1 like ATPase a isoform X2, which translates to MATCMLSSKMSPLVSPIIRFLLKDQYYSSKTICNGVTNISRRGYSTDALPQPAAEDSNAAAAYSGPLEHYNSLVRDESLQEDPHQKAVVQTLDKMHKTLRGYNNQPTSLFSKFFSKPKPPKGYYIYGDVGTGKTMVMDMFYSYVETEKKKRVHFHGFMLDVHNRIHRLKKSLPKRKAGRMAKVYDPIAPIAEEISEEACLLCFDEFQVTDIADAMILKQLFENLFKNGVVVVATSNRPPEDLYKNGLQRVNFVPFIAVLKNYCQELRLDSGIDYRRRNRPSAGKLYFLSSEPCVEAILDKLFDELAFKQNDITRPRTLKLLAREVSLMKTCGTIADCTFEELCDRPLGASDYLEISRQFDTVFIRNIPLLTMNKKTQARRLITLIDAFYEHKVRVVILADHPLDDIFVHDGDHEHHHHELMDDLNLKKNSLNLLGQGVESLRQGCWPMLTTMLPTVVKLAGGPLGGGSFLIHTGNC; encoded by the exons ATGGCGACGTGCATGTTGTCGTCAAAGATGTCGCCCTTGGTGTCACCCATCATTAGATTTCTACTGAAAGATCAGTACTATTCCTCGAAAACGATATGTAACGGTGTGACTAACATTTCCAGACGAG GCTATTCGACGGATGCTCTCCCCCAGCCGGCTGCAGAAGACAGCAATGCTGCCGCAGCGTACAGCGGACCACTGGAGCACTACAACAGTCTGGTCAGGGATGAGTCGCTGCAAGAGGACCCACATCAAAAAGCCGTGGTTCAGACCTTGGATAAAATGCACAAAACCCTAAGAGGTTACAACAACCAGCCTACGTCCCTCTTCTCGAAG TTTTTCTCTAAGCCAAAGCCCCCAAAAGGGTACTACATCTATGGAGATGTTG GCACAGGGAAAACGATGGTTATGGACATGTTCTACTCCTACGTGGAGACAGAGAAGAAAAAGAGGGTCCATTTCCACGGCTTCATGTTAGATGTACATAATA GAATACATCGCCTTAAAAAGAGCCTGCCAAAAAGGAAAGCTGGGAGGATGGCTAAAGTCTATGACCCGATTGCACCAATAGCAGAGGAGATCAGTGAAGAGGCCTGTCTGTTGTGCTTTGATGAGTTTCAG GTGACAGACATTGCAGATGCAATGATTCTGAAACAGCTCTTTGAAAACCTCTTTAAGAATGGGGTTGTTGTCGTGGCCACGTCCAACCGGCCCCCAGAGG ATTTGTACAAGAACGGACTACAGAGGGTCAACTTTGTGCCATTTATTGCTGTGTTGAAG AACTATTGCCAAGAGCTTCGTCTGGACTCTGGGATAGACTACCGCAGAAGAAACAGACCCTCAGCTGGGAAACTGTACTTCCT CTCGAGTGAACCTTGTGTTGAGGCAATACTGGACAAGCTGTTTGACGAGCTGGCCTTCAAACAGAACGACA TAACACGGCCAAGGACTCTGAAACTGCTAGCCAGGGAGGTCAGTCTTATGAAAACCTGTGGGACCATAGCAGACTGTACCTTCGAGGAGCTGTGTGATAGA CCATTGGGTGCCAGTGACTACTTGGAGATTTCCAGGCAGTTTGATACTGTATTCATCAGGAACATTCCCCTGCTCACTATGAACAAGAAGACTCAAGCGAGACGCTTGATCACGCTTATCGATGCCTTCTATGAACACAAG GTACGAGTGGTGATTCTGGCCGATCACCCTCTGGATGACATCTTTGTACACGACGGAGATCACGAACACCACCATCATGAACTCATGGATGATCTCAACCTAAAAAAG aacagcctcaatttgttggggcaaggtgttgaaagccttcgacaaggatgctggcccatgttgactacaatgcttcccacagttgtcaagttggctggaggtcctttgggtggtggatcattcttgatacacacaggaaactgttga
- the afg1la gene encoding AFG1 like ATPase a isoform X1 yields the protein MATCMLSSKMSPLVSPIIRFLLKDQYYSSKTICNGVTNISRRGYSTDALPQPAAEDSNAAAAYSGPLEHYNSLVRDESLQEDPHQKAVVQTLDKMHKTLRGYNNQPTSLFSKFFSKPKPPKGYYIYGDVGTGKTMVMDMFYSYVETEKKKRVHFHGFMLDVHNRIHRLKKSLPKRKAGRMAKVYDPIAPIAEEISEEACLLCFDEFQVTDIADAMILKQLFENLFKNGVVVVATSNRPPEDLYKNGLQRVNFVPFIAVLKNYCQELRLDSGIDYRRRNRPSAGKLYFLSSEPCVEAILDKLFDELAFKQNDSKMLTLSLSVDKEGSVERSIIIVTRPRTLKLLAREVSLMKTCGTIADCTFEELCDRPLGASDYLEISRQFDTVFIRNIPLLTMNKKTQARRLITLIDAFYEHKVRVVILADHPLDDIFVHDGDHEHHHHELMDDLNLKKDAASELSIFSGAEEIFAFQRTVSRLTEMQTEEYWLEGDRSTITT from the exons ATGGCGACGTGCATGTTGTCGTCAAAGATGTCGCCCTTGGTGTCACCCATCATTAGATTTCTACTGAAAGATCAGTACTATTCCTCGAAAACGATATGTAACGGTGTGACTAACATTTCCAGACGAG GCTATTCGACGGATGCTCTCCCCCAGCCGGCTGCAGAAGACAGCAATGCTGCCGCAGCGTACAGCGGACCACTGGAGCACTACAACAGTCTGGTCAGGGATGAGTCGCTGCAAGAGGACCCACATCAAAAAGCCGTGGTTCAGACCTTGGATAAAATGCACAAAACCCTAAGAGGTTACAACAACCAGCCTACGTCCCTCTTCTCGAAG TTTTTCTCTAAGCCAAAGCCCCCAAAAGGGTACTACATCTATGGAGATGTTG GCACAGGGAAAACGATGGTTATGGACATGTTCTACTCCTACGTGGAGACAGAGAAGAAAAAGAGGGTCCATTTCCACGGCTTCATGTTAGATGTACATAATA GAATACATCGCCTTAAAAAGAGCCTGCCAAAAAGGAAAGCTGGGAGGATGGCTAAAGTCTATGACCCGATTGCACCAATAGCAGAGGAGATCAGTGAAGAGGCCTGTCTGTTGTGCTTTGATGAGTTTCAG GTGACAGACATTGCAGATGCAATGATTCTGAAACAGCTCTTTGAAAACCTCTTTAAGAATGGGGTTGTTGTCGTGGCCACGTCCAACCGGCCCCCAGAGG ATTTGTACAAGAACGGACTACAGAGGGTCAACTTTGTGCCATTTATTGCTGTGTTGAAG AACTATTGCCAAGAGCTTCGTCTGGACTCTGGGATAGACTACCGCAGAAGAAACAGACCCTCAGCTGGGAAACTGTACTTCCT CTCGAGTGAACCTTGTGTTGAGGCAATACTGGACAAGCTGTTTGACGAGCTGGCCTTCAAACAGAACGACAGTAAGATGCTCACGTTGTCATTGAGTGTAGATAAAGAGGGATCGGTGGAGCGGTCTATAATTATAG TAACACGGCCAAGGACTCTGAAACTGCTAGCCAGGGAGGTCAGTCTTATGAAAACCTGTGGGACCATAGCAGACTGTACCTTCGAGGAGCTGTGTGATAGA CCATTGGGTGCCAGTGACTACTTGGAGATTTCCAGGCAGTTTGATACTGTATTCATCAGGAACATTCCCCTGCTCACTATGAACAAGAAGACTCAAGCGAGACGCTTGATCACGCTTATCGATGCCTTCTATGAACACAAG GTACGAGTGGTGATTCTGGCCGATCACCCTCTGGATGACATCTTTGTACACGACGGAGATCACGAACACCACCATCATGAACTCATGGATGATCTCAACCTAAAAAAG
- the afg1la gene encoding AFG1 like ATPase a isoform X3, translating to MATCMLSSKMSPLVSPIIRFLLKDQYYSSKTICNGVTNISRRGYSTDALPQPAAEDSNAAAAYSGPLEHYNSLVRDESLQEDPHQKAVVQTLDKMHKTLRGYNNQPTSLFSKFFSKPKPPKGYYIYGDVGTGKTMVMDMFYSYVETEKKKRVHFHGFMLDVHNRIHRLKKSLPKRKAGRMAKVYDPIAPIAEEISEEACLLCFDEFQVTDIADAMILKQLFENLFKNGVVVVATSNRPPEDLYKNGLQRVNFVPFIAVLKNYCQELRLDSGIDYRRRNRPSAGKLYFLSSEPCVEAILDKLFDELAFKQNDITRPRTLKLLAREVSLMKTCGTIADCTFEELCDRPLGASDYLEISRQFDTVFIRNIPLLTMNKKTQARRLITLIDAFYEHKVRVVILADHPLDDIFVHDGDHEHHHHELMDDLNLKKDAASELSIFSGAEEIFAFQRTVSRLTEMQTEEYWLEGDRSTITT from the exons ATGGCGACGTGCATGTTGTCGTCAAAGATGTCGCCCTTGGTGTCACCCATCATTAGATTTCTACTGAAAGATCAGTACTATTCCTCGAAAACGATATGTAACGGTGTGACTAACATTTCCAGACGAG GCTATTCGACGGATGCTCTCCCCCAGCCGGCTGCAGAAGACAGCAATGCTGCCGCAGCGTACAGCGGACCACTGGAGCACTACAACAGTCTGGTCAGGGATGAGTCGCTGCAAGAGGACCCACATCAAAAAGCCGTGGTTCAGACCTTGGATAAAATGCACAAAACCCTAAGAGGTTACAACAACCAGCCTACGTCCCTCTTCTCGAAG TTTTTCTCTAAGCCAAAGCCCCCAAAAGGGTACTACATCTATGGAGATGTTG GCACAGGGAAAACGATGGTTATGGACATGTTCTACTCCTACGTGGAGACAGAGAAGAAAAAGAGGGTCCATTTCCACGGCTTCATGTTAGATGTACATAATA GAATACATCGCCTTAAAAAGAGCCTGCCAAAAAGGAAAGCTGGGAGGATGGCTAAAGTCTATGACCCGATTGCACCAATAGCAGAGGAGATCAGTGAAGAGGCCTGTCTGTTGTGCTTTGATGAGTTTCAG GTGACAGACATTGCAGATGCAATGATTCTGAAACAGCTCTTTGAAAACCTCTTTAAGAATGGGGTTGTTGTCGTGGCCACGTCCAACCGGCCCCCAGAGG ATTTGTACAAGAACGGACTACAGAGGGTCAACTTTGTGCCATTTATTGCTGTGTTGAAG AACTATTGCCAAGAGCTTCGTCTGGACTCTGGGATAGACTACCGCAGAAGAAACAGACCCTCAGCTGGGAAACTGTACTTCCT CTCGAGTGAACCTTGTGTTGAGGCAATACTGGACAAGCTGTTTGACGAGCTGGCCTTCAAACAGAACGACA TAACACGGCCAAGGACTCTGAAACTGCTAGCCAGGGAGGTCAGTCTTATGAAAACCTGTGGGACCATAGCAGACTGTACCTTCGAGGAGCTGTGTGATAGA CCATTGGGTGCCAGTGACTACTTGGAGATTTCCAGGCAGTTTGATACTGTATTCATCAGGAACATTCCCCTGCTCACTATGAACAAGAAGACTCAAGCGAGACGCTTGATCACGCTTATCGATGCCTTCTATGAACACAAG GTACGAGTGGTGATTCTGGCCGATCACCCTCTGGATGACATCTTTGTACACGACGGAGATCACGAACACCACCATCATGAACTCATGGATGATCTCAACCTAAAAAAG